GCCCGCTCACCTTCGGCGCGAGGTCCTCCCGCTTCGCGCCATCGCCGATGCCGATGATTTCCACGCCGCTCTGCGAGAGGGCCGCGCCGATCGCGAGGCCGGCGTGCGTCCCGGCCGAGCCGCTGCAGAAGACGATCGAATCGACGGCGATGCCCCGCGCCGTCGTCTGATTCAAGAGTTCCTCGAAGGCCTGCACGTAGGCCGCGGCGCCGAGCGGCGTGGACGCGCCGCTGGGGATGAGGTACGGGCGCCGGCCCTTGGCGCGGAGGGCGGCCATTTCGTCCGCCATGACGGCCTCGGCCGAGGCGCGGTCTGTCCCCGGCGTGATCCGGACGCGCGCGCCGAGGAGATGGTCGAGCAGGAAATTCCCCTGCATGACCTCGGGCTCGACCGGGCGCAGCACGAGCACACAGTCCATGCCGCCGACCCGGGCGGCCGCGGCGGTGACCCGGCAGTGGTTGGACTGGATGGCGCCGGTCGTGACGAGGGTATCGAAGCCGCCGGCGAGCGCCTCACCGAGATGATACTCGACTTTGCGGACCTTGTTGCCGCCGAAGGCGAACCCGGTCAGGTCGTCGCGCTTGATGAGGAGGCGCGGCGCCTCACCGTCGCCGGCCAGCGCGCGCTCGAGGCGGGGAGCCTCGTCCAGCGGGGTCGGAAGCGCGGCGAGACGAACCCTGGGCAGACGCGCTAACTGGAGCATCTCAACCTCCCGCGGCCGTCGGTCTCGTGCGGCCGTTTCCGGCCGTCACAGCGGCCAGTACATGCCCGCGACACGCCGTACTTCGCGCGCCCGCTCTCGCGCGACCGAGAACGGCGCTTCGCGCAGCACGGCCTCGGGCTCGCGGAGGCCGGAGGCCACGCCGGTCAGGCCCGCGAGGGTGGTGGCGACCGAGAAGGACAGGCCATCGAGATCGTAGCCGCCTTCGAGCACCGCCGCGATCGGCACGTCGCCGGCGGCCTCGCGGACCATCGCGGCCAGCCGGCCGAATCCGGCCGCGGTCAGCAGCATGGCGCCGAGCGGGTCGGCGTGGTGCGCATCGAAGCCGGCGGAGATCAGCACGAGCCCGGGCGCGACCGCGCGCATGAGCGGCAGCACGACTTCCTCCCAGAGGTACTCGTAGCCGCCGTCGCCGATCCCGGCCGGCAGCGGAATGTTGACACAGGCCCCCTCGCCCGGCCCCTCGCCGGTCTCCGTCAGCGCGCCGGTGCCCGGGTACCAGTTTTCTTGATGAAGGGAGCAGAAGACCACGCGCGGATCGTGATAGAAGGCTTCCTGCGTCCCGTTGCCGTGGTGGACGTCCCAGTCGAGAATGAACACACGCTCCATCCCGCGCCGCTCGAGCGCGTGACGGGCTGCCAGCGCGACGTTGTTGAACAGGCAGAAGCCCATTCCTCCGCCCGGCCGCGCGTGGTGTCCCGGCGGGCGGACGAGCGCCATCGCGATGGGCGCGTCGCCTGCGAGCACCGCGTCCACCGCACCGAGCGCGCCGCCCGCGGCAAGCCGGGCGATGCCGTCCGACGCCGGACCGACCGCGGTGTCCGGGTCGAGCATGCCGC
This DNA window, taken from bacterium, encodes the following:
- a CDS encoding D-cysteine desulfhydrase family protein; amino-acid sequence: MLQLARLPRVRLAALPTPLDEAPRLERALAGDGEAPRLLIKRDDLTGFAFGGNKVRKVEYHLGEALAGGFDTLVTTGAIQSNHCRVTAAAARVGGMDCVLVLRPVEPEVMQGNFLLDHLLGARVRITPGTDRASAEAVMADEMAALRAKGRRPYLIPSGASTPLGAAAYVQAFEELLNQTTARGIAVDSIVFCSGSAGTHAGLAIGAALSQSGVEIIGIGDGAKREDLAPKVSGLVAEFAERFGVDVRVAAQDVIVLDEYGGTYGEPTPECITAIKTAALAEGMFLDPVYTGKAMAGLADLIRRRRWGGDQTVVFWHTGGQPALFANAEALTAGEPAS
- a CDS encoding histone deacetylase, which translates into the protein MTASPGILLVHPDYHRHVTPAGHPERPARIEAIEARLARTPLWETLTHRTPEPATDEVLTSVHTRAYVERVRDLAASGGGMLDPDTAVGPASDGIARLAAGGALGAVDAVLAGDAPIAMALVRPPGHHARPGGGMGFCLFNNVALAARHALERRGMERVFILDWDVHHGNGTQEAFYHDPRVVFCSLHQENWYPGTGALTETGEGPGEGACVNIPLPAGIGDGGYEYLWEEVVLPLMRAVAPGLVLISAGFDAHHADPLGAMLLTAAGFGRLAAMVREAAGDVPIAAVLEGGYDLDGLSFSVATTLAGLTGVASGLREPEAVLREAPFSVARERAREVRRVAGMYWPL